TGGATCTGCAGCCGGCTGGCATAGGCCTCGACGACCCGGGCGAGCTTGGAAATCCCGACCACGCGGTTGCGCGGCACGTAGCCGACCCAGGCGCGGCCGATGATGGGCGCCATGTGGTGCTCGCAATGGCTCTGGAACGGGATGTTCCGCAACAGCACCATCTCGTCGTAGCCGGCGGTCTCCTCGAACGTCTTGCGCAGATACTCCTCGGGGTTCTGCTCATAGCCGGAAAAATAGCTCTTGTAGGCCCGCGCGACGCGGGCCGGGGTCTCGGAGAGACCCTCGCGTGACGGGTCCTCGCCGATCCAGGTCAGGATGGTGCGGATGGCGTCCTCGACGTCATCCTGGGTGACCTCAACCGGGTCGCAGGCGAACGGAAGTTTCTTGGCTGTCTGGCGCACGATGGCTCTCCAAAAACCAAGAAACGGTTCCGGTGTCGGAACGGATCACGTCTTGTGGGGGCGATTTCCGCAACCGATGGCTCGCCGCCGTCAGCTCGCCTTGCGCAGCCGCATCTCCGCAGACGGACCCGAGCGCAGGTTCTGGAAGAACTTCTCGACCTCGTTAGCGAGCGTCTGCGCGGTCGCGTTGAGGTCGCCGGACGCCGACAGGACGGAGGCGGCGGCCGTCGAGGTCTCGCTGATGGCGTCGCGCAGCGAGTCGATGTTCATGACCAGCGTCTGGTTGCCCTGGGCGGTCGACTGCGCGTTGGTCGAGATCTCCCGCGTCGCCTGGTCCTGCTGCTGGATGGCATTGGAGATGTTCGAGGTGATCTCGTTGATGCCGCGGACCGCCTGGCCAATCTCGCGGACGGCGTCGACCGCGGTCTTGGTCGAGGCCTGGATCAGGCCGACGTTCTGGCTGATCTCCTCGGTCGCCTTGGCCGTCTGCCCGGCCAGCGCCTTGACCTCGTGAGCGACCACGGCAAAGCCACGGCCGGCCTCGCCGGCGCGGGCGGCCTCGATGGTCGCATTCAGCGCGAGGAGATTGGTCTGCTCGGCGATGGTCTGGATCAGGGTCAGTACGCCGTCGATGCGCTGGGTGGCGGCGGCAAGGCCCTCGATCTCCGTGACCGACTTCTCGGTGCGTTGGCCGGTCTGCTCGACGGCGCCGGCCGACTGCCGGATCTGCCGGCCGATCTCCTCGACCGACGTCGACAGCTCCTCTGCGGCGCTGGCGACGGCGGAGACGTTGGTCGAGGCCTGCGACGTGGCGCCGGCCGCGGTGACCGCGCGCTCGTTGGCGTCGGCCGTCAGCCGCGTGATCATCTCGGCGGTTTGGCGCATCGCGGCGGCGTTCTCGGTGACGGTCCGCATCACGCTGCCGATCGCGGTGCGGAATTGCTCGACCGCGGTCTCGATGTGGCGGGCCCGGGCTTCGCGGATTTCCGAGTCCTGCGAGACCTGGACATTGAGGTCGCGGTTATGGGCCATCGCCTGCTGGAACACGCCGATGGCGCGGGCGAGCTCGCCGATCTCGTCGGCCCG
This region of Bradyrhizobium sp. SZCCHNS1050 genomic DNA includes:
- the folE gene encoding GTP cyclohydrolase I FolE, with translation MRQTAKKLPFACDPVEVTQDDVEDAIRTILTWIGEDPSREGLSETPARVARAYKSYFSGYEQNPEEYLRKTFEETAGYDEMVLLRNIPFQSHCEHHMAPIIGRAWVGYVPRNRVVGISKLARVVEAYASRLQIQERMTAEIANIIDEVLQPQGVAVVIKAAHHCISSRGVKKHGVDLTTSRMLGCFRTDPMSRQEFLAMVNSDLKD
- a CDS encoding methyl-accepting chemotaxis protein is translated as MTSSPTSTKTATRQSIAVKLYAIFALFALLTAAITWLSDYNSRRATELIKAIETANLAAHNVQLVNGLVYAVVMESRGVYMSTDPAVVKQYGNGLLKFNADILKVVDKWQAIVQADDAQQFATFKKRIEQFVEFRAELVRRANEISPAAGREWGDNDANRSVRKALNTDLEALSKVYVERAGKIAEETALNNKLSLVLTGLGGLMLVLVAAGVVIIARSIARPLSQITDTIRQVATGAENVEVPHAGRADEIGELARAIGVFQQAMAHNRDLNVQVSQDSEIREARARHIETAVEQFRTAIGSVMRTVTENAAAMRQTAEMITRLTADANERAVTAAGATSQASTNVSAVASAAEELSTSVEEIGRQIRQSAGAVEQTGQRTEKSVTEIEGLAAATQRIDGVLTLIQTIAEQTNLLALNATIEAARAGEAGRGFAVVAHEVKALAGQTAKATEEISQNVGLIQASTKTAVDAVREIGQAVRGINEITSNISNAIQQQDQATREISTNAQSTAQGNQTLVMNIDSLRDAISETSTAAASVLSASGDLNATAQTLANEVEKFFQNLRSGPSAEMRLRKAS